One genomic window of Candidatus Pseudobacter hemicellulosilyticus includes the following:
- a CDS encoding AraC family transcriptional regulator yields MNFLSQVKPERVPDFSADHLLWETAVTEEHNIESIIEQQDRSALFQAAGKEAVIRQLSTSGLVALDTRLLTTENMDWLLTVEKDCILMEFVLSGDIYPGTGPHDKLKNADGLHQLQYVRHLSRICRLSSDTLLDAFCILLSKDFYFTLIGKTNKIHDDFAKHIRAGRNTGLAAKPLPMNHDMRRIIEELRTCTRKGSFQRLCLEIKVLELILLQLEQFHYQFVEVTPRQSLHEDDIKKIRSARFILDDAYNDPPTIRRLSQLVGVNEIKLKKGFKEIFNSTIHSYVLKIRMEKANQLVKEQSLQMKEVALELGYKNPSHFSAAFKKHFGFLPTEMVG; encoded by the coding sequence ATGAATTTCTTGTCTCAGGTAAAGCCGGAGCGGGTTCCTGATTTTTCTGCTGATCATCTGTTGTGGGAGACAGCTGTAACGGAGGAACATAATATTGAAAGTATCATTGAGCAGCAGGACCGGTCTGCACTGTTTCAGGCCGCAGGCAAAGAGGCTGTTATCAGGCAGCTGAGTACTTCCGGACTGGTGGCGTTGGATACCAGGCTCCTGACTACAGAAAATATGGACTGGCTGCTGACGGTGGAGAAGGATTGCATCCTCATGGAATTTGTATTGAGCGGGGATATCTACCCAGGGACAGGTCCGCATGATAAACTGAAAAATGCTGATGGCTTGCACCAGCTGCAATATGTCCGGCATCTCAGCCGGATATGCCGGTTGAGCAGTGATACGCTCCTGGATGCTTTCTGTATCCTGCTCAGCAAGGATTTTTACTTCACCCTGATCGGTAAAACCAACAAGATCCATGATGACTTTGCCAAACATATCCGCGCTGGCAGGAATACCGGCCTGGCTGCAAAGCCATTGCCCATGAACCATGATATGCGGCGCATCATTGAGGAGTTGAGGACCTGCACCCGGAAAGGCAGTTTCCAGCGATTGTGCCTGGAGATAAAAGTCCTGGAGCTGATCCTGCTGCAGCTGGAACAGTTCCACTACCAGTTTGTGGAAGTGACGCCCAGGCAAAGTCTGCACGAGGACGATATCAAAAAGATCCGCTCCGCCAGATTCATACTGGATGATGCCTATAATGATCCGCCCACTATCAGACGACTGTCGCAACTGGTGGGAGTGAATGAGATCAAGCTCAAAAAAGGATTCAAAGAAATATTCAATAGTACCATCCACTCCTACGTATTGAAGATCCGGATGGAAAAGGCCAACCAGCTGGTGAAGGAGCAAAGCCTCCAGATGAAGGAAGTGGCGCTGGAGCTGGGCTATAAAAATCCCTCTCATTTTTCTGCAGCTTTCAAAAAGCATTTTGGCTTCCTGCCCACGGAGATGGTGGGCTGA
- a CDS encoding TlpA disulfide reductase family protein produces the protein MNRMLLLFLLVPVVAVAQTTASFEIILPKHIQQDKLSISYDNGKGEKKVPASSDTIVIRDSLYSIKGSLQLSYPGSVPGQIVYRNFYFGPGPGQVNITGTDSADILRSIILKNMEDAAMQGMDQLNAFTKKEHDLTMEAYNKFMTAQSDSLFSIAQVLANKEMAQRLLFIANNGHYYYCFDQFKYYTNFTLIPVDSLIYIFKYAFPKEWQDSYQGKQLLHGLTVRSMREKVKMAPAFTVKDMDGKTCSLSQFRGRYVLINFWASWCVPCIKEMPDINRMTAGIPENELVKIYITQDKDLGDFEKAKEKYAIKGIHIMGNNELIRNYKAAAIPQLYLVDKEGKIIFDLEAGRVDGLVRLEAMLDGLWPRR, from the coding sequence ATGAACAGAATGCTACTCCTCTTTTTACTGGTGCCTGTTGTCGCTGTGGCGCAAACAACGGCTTCGTTCGAGATCATCCTGCCAAAGCATATTCAACAGGACAAGCTTAGTATCAGCTATGATAATGGAAAAGGGGAGAAGAAGGTCCCTGCAAGCAGTGATACCATTGTGATCAGGGATAGCCTGTACTCCATAAAAGGGTCACTGCAGCTTTCTTACCCCGGCTCAGTTCCCGGCCAGATAGTGTACCGAAACTTTTACTTTGGCCCTGGGCCCGGACAGGTAAATATAACAGGGACGGATAGTGCTGATATCCTTCGATCCATAATCCTGAAAAATATGGAAGACGCCGCCATGCAGGGAATGGACCAGCTGAATGCTTTTACTAAAAAAGAACATGACCTCACCATGGAGGCCTACAATAAGTTTATGACGGCACAGAGCGATTCCCTGTTTTCCATTGCACAGGTGCTGGCAAACAAGGAAATGGCGCAACGCTTATTGTTTATTGCCAATAACGGGCATTATTACTATTGCTTTGACCAGTTTAAATATTATACCAACTTCACGCTTATTCCGGTTGATAGCCTGATCTATATATTTAAGTATGCCTTCCCAAAAGAATGGCAGGATAGTTACCAGGGAAAGCAACTGTTGCATGGGCTGACGGTCCGTTCCATGCGGGAAAAGGTAAAAATGGCGCCTGCTTTTACCGTAAAGGATATGGATGGTAAAACCTGCTCACTGAGTCAGTTCAGGGGACGTTATGTGCTGATCAATTTTTGGGCATCCTGGTGTGTGCCTTGTATAAAGGAAATGCCGGACATCAACAGGATGACGGCCGGGATACCGGAAAATGAGCTGGTGAAAATTTATATCACCCAGGATAAGGACCTGGGCGATTTTGAAAAGGCAAAGGAGAAGTATGCCATTAAAGGAATCCATATTATGGGCAACAATGAGCTGATCAGGAACTATAAGGCCGCCGCTATTCCGCAGCTGTACCTGGTAGACAAAGAAGGGAAGATCATCTTTGACCTGGAAGCAGGCAGGGTAGACGGGCTGGTCCGGCTGGAAGCCATGCTGGACGGGCTTTGGCCCAGGCGCTGA
- a CDS encoding DUF4974 domain-containing protein gives MQQQHDHAEQVRLLQRYLAKTATEEELSRLQALLANEETARSLAAISGEMDLVPVTGTRLSEGQSDVMLEAMLQSINGQQAIAADIAAEVVPMPARSRTNRLGYWMAAASVLFLLGSGLYFYVFNKKPAAPVPVAATDEILPGRQGALLTLADGSLVSLDTLKNGSIALQGGVMARLVNGALYYEGKGDRVVYNTMSTPRGRQFQLTLPDGTKVWLNASSSIRYPNLFTGGERKVTVTGESYFEVAHNPDMPFVVNVQDKAEVSGQGTHFNVNGYGDEGGLSATLLKGMLRVKAAGQSVTLQPGQQATLDQQLKVEQEVDLEKVMAWKNGLFNFNGSKLEVVMKQLERWYAIEVVYEKGIPDITVGGEMSKDISLNGLMVVLEKLDVHYRIEGRRLTILP, from the coding sequence ATGCAACAGCAACATGATCATGCCGAACAGGTCCGCCTCCTTCAGCGCTACCTGGCCAAAACGGCCACGGAGGAAGAGCTTTCCCGTTTACAGGCGCTGCTGGCCAATGAAGAGACCGCCAGGAGCCTGGCCGCTATCAGCGGTGAGATGGACCTGGTGCCTGTCACTGGTACAAGGCTGAGCGAAGGACAAAGCGATGTTATGCTGGAAGCCATGCTGCAGTCCATCAACGGGCAGCAGGCCATAGCAGCGGATATAGCAGCTGAGGTGGTGCCCATGCCCGCCAGGTCCCGGACAAACAGGCTGGGTTACTGGATGGCAGCGGCCTCTGTATTGTTCCTGTTAGGATCGGGTCTCTATTTCTATGTGTTCAACAAAAAGCCGGCAGCTCCTGTTCCTGTGGCTGCCACTGATGAAATATTACCTGGCCGTCAGGGCGCCTTACTGACCCTGGCCGATGGTTCCCTGGTATCCCTGGATACCCTGAAGAACGGCTCTATTGCATTACAGGGTGGGGTAATGGCCAGGCTGGTGAATGGCGCCCTCTACTACGAGGGTAAAGGGGACAGGGTAGTCTATAATACGATGAGCACACCCCGTGGGCGGCAGTTCCAGCTCACCCTGCCGGATGGTACTAAGGTCTGGCTGAACGCCAGCAGTTCTATCCGCTATCCCAACCTGTTCACCGGCGGAGAAAGAAAAGTGACGGTAACCGGCGAAAGCTATTTTGAAGTGGCCCATAACCCGGACATGCCCTTTGTAGTAAATGTGCAGGACAAGGCTGAAGTAAGCGGACAGGGTACTCATTTCAATGTGAACGGTTATGGTGATGAAGGCGGTCTCAGCGCCACTTTGCTGAAGGGTATGCTGCGGGTGAAAGCAGCCGGTCAGTCGGTGACGCTGCAACCGGGACAGCAGGCTACGCTGGACCAGCAGCTGAAAGTGGAGCAGGAAGTAGACCTGGAAAAAGTAATGGCCTGGAAAAACGGCCTCTTCAATTTCAACGGGTCAAAGCTGGAAGTTGTAATGAAACAGCTGGAGCGCTGGTATGCCATTGAAGTGGTCTATGAAAAGGGGATACCTGATATTACAGTAGGCGGAGAGATGTCAAAAGATATCAGCCTGAACGGCCTGATGGTAGTGCTGGAAAAACTGGACGTACACTATCGCATAGAAGGCCGGCGACTAACGATTCTTCCATAA
- a CDS encoding RNA polymerase sigma-70 factor, which produces MSISPPQYDEAALLTRIAQADQSAFTALFHRYKDRVYEIALAYTGSVILAEEITQDVFMRLWAHREKLPALHSLAAWLFTLARNRSFNVLRNQSTATRREKELLHHLPPAITPEGQRLYQQEMQQLIQEALALLSPAQKEAFVLSKMEGLSREEGAARMNIAPNTFKVHLLKAIRVIRAYLVSRDVFGWLLLAGCCRW; this is translated from the coding sequence TTGTCAATTAGTCCCCCTCAATATGATGAAGCAGCCCTGCTGACCAGGATTGCCCAGGCTGACCAGTCGGCCTTTACGGCCCTGTTCCACCGGTACAAGGACCGGGTCTATGAAATTGCCCTTGCCTATACGGGATCCGTGATCCTGGCGGAAGAGATCACGCAGGATGTGTTCATGCGCTTATGGGCACACCGGGAAAAATTACCTGCACTGCACTCATTGGCCGCCTGGCTGTTCACCCTTGCCAGGAACCGGTCTTTCAATGTACTCCGCAATCAGTCAACAGCCACACGCCGGGAAAAAGAACTGCTGCACCACCTGCCGCCGGCCATTACGCCTGAAGGGCAGCGCCTCTACCAGCAGGAGATGCAGCAGCTGATACAGGAAGCCCTGGCCTTGCTGAGCCCTGCACAAAAAGAAGCTTTTGTATTGTCCAAGATGGAAGGGCTGAGCCGGGAAGAAGGCGCAGCCAGGATGAATATTGCTCCCAATACCTTTAAGGTCCATTTACTGAAAGCCATCCGGGTGATCCGGGCCTACCTGGTCAGCAGGGATGTCTTTGGCTGGCTGCTATTGGCCGGCTGCTGTCGATGGTAA
- a CDS encoding SusC/RagA family TonB-linked outer membrane protein — protein sequence MRMLSFLLFTAFLSAHAEGTAQNITLSARDIPLKQVFAVIKKQTGFVVLYNEQLIKDARPVSIQAADMPLKEFLQTLLKNRSIEYTIQGKTIVLSRKSIGETAPPAPALEQPGLAARPPILIRITDSTGAPLVGASVTVRQRRVSGVTDGSGTVSLPVQEGDVLFISFVGYDSRSITVSRTQLAAGRITAALSRSESSLSTVEVSLSTGYQKMPTYQMTGAASVMSEKEYQQRTAVTGNFLESLEGKVPGLVYNGQTGELTIRGVSTFDAVKTPLIVLDGFPTEIDLRSINPLDIVSVSVLRDAAAASIYGVRASNGVIVVETRRGKSGKPVFTLRATQAFQSKPDFSYLNYAPASEFVALQKDYFNIAKTSYLLYQLGIYKMNPVEQILFGMTQTAVSNPLLTQEQADEKLAALGAYDNLKEYEDLFYQHRQTTNLNFDVSGGNERSTYMLGGNYVEETPVNRGSRNRQFMLNLANTYRFTNWLSLDFRGNYLQANNSNGKTASYSDFMPYEHLADANGKPLPVALAPARNYMDRPFMDATNQQLMDAGLYDSRYYPYQELNSNTTTNKLTSTRFQGRFNARITPWLNMDIGGNYERQQAIVDQLQTDEAYNTRILINNMALQDPATGKALFTNMPQGNILTKTNNSTTNYTLRVQANLNHRFGTDHELTGSLGIERKQLRAESYKTTYFGWDGQTLISKPINMSALNATTTPAFADLGYYTSFSSTNYFSQGEVDTRFMSYYGQGTYIFRKKYILTGSFRIDQSNLFGVDPKYKYKPLWSAGVNWRLGEEEFAKDWGWAKSLQVRAATGFNGNVPSSNNGSFLILSTGLNTRLNTPLTFTDVLTPENQSLRWETTRNYNLGIDFTILENRLSGSVDWYNKKTTDVFGMLDADPTTGFNQYNANTSSISNRGLEFLVNATLLRSQKFEWRTQVTSSFNYNKVLSVKATEFANSQMITSGANIIAGQPIGALYSYNYGGLNNIGQPFVYDRTGKQNILAFYGTAQVDVTKEDLIYNGTITPKYVLGMNNQFRLGDFDLSFLFMFYGGHVMRVEQPNPYNISFYANNPLQGSANFWRQAGDEQTTRIPGFVRASSAAPGYYQSYARYGYEYANEFVRKADYIRLRDLVLTYNARSAFFRNLGLNNTQVRLQAQNLFRYTFSGNDIDPDAINRLTGQRFLETQPFYSITLSAAF from the coding sequence ATGCGAATGCTTTCTTTTCTTCTCTTCACTGCTTTTTTATCGGCACATGCGGAAGGTACTGCGCAGAATATTACGCTGTCCGCCAGGGATATCCCTTTAAAACAGGTATTTGCCGTGATCAAGAAACAGACCGGTTTTGTGGTCCTGTACAATGAACAGCTGATCAAGGACGCCCGGCCCGTTTCCATCCAGGCCGCTGACATGCCGCTGAAAGAATTCCTGCAAACCTTGCTGAAGAACAGGTCTATTGAATATACCATTCAGGGCAAGACCATCGTGCTGTCCCGCAAGAGCATCGGGGAAACTGCGCCGCCGGCGCCTGCCCTTGAACAGCCCGGACTGGCCGCCCGGCCGCCCATCCTGATCCGCATCACAGATTCTACCGGTGCGCCTCTGGTAGGGGCTTCCGTTACCGTCCGCCAGCGCCGGGTATCCGGTGTTACTGATGGCTCCGGTACGGTCAGCCTGCCCGTGCAGGAGGGGGATGTGCTGTTCATCTCTTTTGTGGGTTATGATTCCCGCAGCATCACCGTTTCCCGCACTCAATTAGCTGCCGGCAGGATCACTGCCGCCCTGTCCCGTTCCGAGAGCAGTCTCTCCACCGTGGAAGTATCTCTGAGTACGGGCTACCAGAAAATGCCCACCTACCAGATGACGGGCGCGGCCTCCGTGATGTCTGAAAAGGAATACCAGCAGCGTACGGCCGTAACGGGTAATTTCCTGGAAAGCCTGGAAGGAAAAGTGCCCGGCCTGGTATACAATGGACAAACGGGTGAGCTGACCATCCGCGGCGTATCCACTTTTGATGCCGTTAAAACGCCTTTGATTGTACTGGATGGTTTTCCTACCGAGATAGACCTGCGTTCCATCAACCCCCTGGATATTGTATCTGTCAGTGTATTGCGCGATGCGGCTGCCGCCTCCATTTACGGGGTAAGGGCCTCCAACGGCGTAATTGTGGTGGAAACCCGCCGCGGCAAATCCGGCAAGCCGGTCTTTACGCTGCGTGCTACCCAGGCCTTTCAGTCTAAACCGGATTTCAGCTACCTCAACTATGCACCTGCCAGTGAATTTGTGGCGCTGCAAAAAGATTATTTCAATATTGCAAAGACCAGTTACCTGCTGTACCAGCTGGGCATCTATAAGATGAACCCGGTGGAGCAGATCCTGTTCGGCATGACCCAGACAGCCGTGTCCAACCCGCTGCTGACGCAGGAGCAGGCCGATGAGAAGCTGGCTGCCCTGGGCGCTTATGATAACCTGAAAGAATACGAAGACCTGTTCTACCAGCACCGCCAGACCACCAACCTCAACTTTGATGTCAGTGGCGGTAATGAACGCAGCACTTATATGCTGGGTGGTAATTATGTAGAGGAAACGCCCGTGAACCGGGGATCCCGTAACAGGCAGTTCATGCTGAACCTGGCCAATACCTACCGCTTCACCAACTGGCTTTCGCTGGACTTCAGGGGCAATTATCTACAGGCCAATAACAGCAATGGCAAAACGGCTTCCTATTCTGATTTCATGCCTTATGAACACCTGGCGGACGCCAATGGAAAGCCGCTGCCGGTTGCCCTGGCGCCGGCACGGAATTATATGGATAGGCCTTTCATGGATGCCACCAACCAACAGCTGATGGACGCCGGTCTCTATGATTCCCGCTATTACCCCTACCAGGAGCTGAACAGCAATACCACTACCAATAAGCTCACCAGCACCCGTTTCCAGGGCAGGTTCAATGCCCGGATCACACCCTGGCTGAACATGGATATTGGTGGTAATTATGAACGGCAGCAGGCAATCGTTGACCAGCTGCAGACGGATGAGGCATACAATACCCGGATACTGATCAATAATATGGCGTTGCAGGACCCGGCTACCGGTAAAGCCCTGTTCACCAATATGCCCCAGGGCAATATTCTGACAAAGACCAATAACAGTACTACCAACTATACGCTGCGGGTGCAGGCCAACCTGAACCATCGGTTCGGTACGGACCATGAGCTGACCGGCTCCCTGGGTATTGAAAGAAAGCAGCTCCGGGCTGAGTCCTATAAGACCACCTACTTTGGCTGGGACGGGCAGACCCTGATCAGCAAGCCCATTAATATGTCCGCCCTGAATGCTACTACAACACCGGCCTTTGCCGACCTGGGTTATTACACCAGTTTCAGCAGCACCAATTATTTCAGCCAGGGTGAGGTGGATACCCGCTTTATGTCCTACTATGGCCAGGGTACCTATATCTTCAGGAAAAAGTATATCCTGACCGGTAGCTTCCGGATTGACCAGTCCAATTTATTTGGGGTAGATCCAAAATATAAATACAAACCGCTCTGGTCTGCCGGTGTCAACTGGCGCCTGGGCGAAGAGGAGTTTGCAAAAGACTGGGGCTGGGCTAAAAGCCTTCAGGTCCGTGCTGCCACCGGTTTTAACGGGAATGTGCCCAGCAGCAATAACGGCAGTTTCCTGATCCTTTCTACCGGTCTCAATACCCGCCTCAACACACCGCTGACCTTTACGGATGTGCTGACGCCGGAGAACCAGTCGCTCCGTTGGGAAACCACCCGCAATTATAACCTCGGCATAGACTTCACCATCCTGGAGAACAGGTTGTCGGGCTCAGTGGACTGGTACAATAAAAAAACCACCGACGTGTTTGGGATGCTGGATGCTGATCCTACCACCGGTTTCAACCAGTACAATGCCAATACCTCTTCCATCAGCAACCGTGGTCTTGAATTCCTGGTCAATGCCACCCTGTTGCGCAGCCAGAAATTTGAATGGCGGACGCAGGTGACCAGTTCTTTCAACTACAATAAGGTGCTGTCAGTAAAAGCCACTGAATTCGCCAATTCGCAGATGATCACCAGCGGCGCCAATATCATTGCCGGGCAACCCATCGGCGCCCTGTACAGCTATAACTACGGTGGTCTCAATAATATAGGCCAGCCTTTTGTGTATGACAGGACCGGCAAACAGAATATCCTGGCCTTCTACGGAACGGCGCAGGTGGATGTTACCAAGGAGGACCTGATCTACAATGGCACCATCACCCCTAAATATGTGCTGGGCATGAACAACCAGTTCCGCCTGGGTGATTTTGACCTGTCCTTCCTCTTTATGTTCTATGGCGGTCATGTGATGCGCGTGGAGCAGCCGAACCCTTACAATATCTCTTTCTATGCCAATAATCCCCTCCAGGGCTCTGCCAATTTCTGGCGTCAGGCAGGGGATGAGCAAACCACCCGGATCCCGGGTTTTGTCCGGGCCAGCAGTGCTGCGCCTGGTTACTACCAGAGCTATGCCCGCTATGGCTATGAGTATGCCAATGAGTTTGTCCGCAAGGCTGATTATATCCGGCTGCGCGACCTGGTCCTGACCTACAATGCCCGGTCGGCCTTTTTCCGCAACCTGGGCCTGAACAATACACAGGTCCGCCTCCAGGCGCAGAACCTGTTCCGCTACACTTTCAGTGGCAATGATATTGACCCGGATGCCATCAACCGCCTGACAGGACAGCGTTTCCTGGAAACACAGCCTTTTTACAGTATCACGCTTTCTGCTGCATTTTAA
- a CDS encoding AAA family ATPase: MSFSRIAEGHLINWKSKKSRKPLIIRGARQVGKTTLVRSFAASYPHVIFLNLEKPADKKYFDDFDDVQNLSEALFLANNIPSQQISNTLLFIDEIQESPKAIQLLRYFYEELPALHVISAGSLLEFAIKQVKSFPVGRVEFLYLHPLNFYEYLAAAGRSDLQKQLETIPPNPAAHQLLMDLFHRYAIIGGMPEVVKTDIEQQQLSNLVQVYESIWETYKNDVEKYTSNDTERRIIKHIMDTAHLSLDQRIKFQGFGNSNYRSREIGEAFRTLEDVKIIRLIYPTTETQPPLQADLKKSPRLQFLDTGLVNHSLGIQAEMLAMDDLNKAYKGAVIPHLITQEYISSENLTTQKPNFWVREKLQSNAEVDLIYTYKGLAIPIEIKSGPTGTLRSLHQFIEAADHPYAIRMHAGKFNIEKLTTPNKKAYLLMNLPYYLGTTLNHYIEWFVQQDHH; the protein is encoded by the coding sequence ATGAGCTTTAGCCGGATTGCCGAAGGGCACCTAATAAATTGGAAATCAAAGAAATCAAGAAAACCTTTGATTATACGAGGAGCAAGACAGGTTGGAAAAACGACCCTAGTCCGCTCCTTTGCAGCCTCCTATCCGCATGTTATCTTTTTAAACCTGGAGAAACCGGCAGATAAAAAGTATTTTGACGATTTCGACGATGTCCAAAATTTGTCGGAAGCATTATTCCTGGCAAACAATATTCCCTCCCAGCAGATAAGCAATACCTTATTATTCATAGATGAGATCCAGGAGAGCCCTAAAGCGATCCAGCTATTAAGATATTTCTATGAAGAACTGCCAGCTTTGCATGTAATCAGTGCAGGCTCTCTATTGGAGTTTGCCATTAAACAGGTAAAAAGCTTTCCGGTGGGAAGAGTGGAATTTCTCTATTTGCATCCCTTAAACTTCTATGAATATCTTGCTGCCGCCGGCAGAAGCGATCTGCAAAAACAACTTGAAACAATTCCACCAAATCCTGCAGCACACCAGCTATTGATGGATCTTTTCCACCGGTACGCTATTATTGGCGGAATGCCTGAGGTCGTAAAAACGGATATTGAGCAACAACAGCTTTCTAACTTAGTACAGGTATATGAAAGTATTTGGGAAACGTATAAAAATGACGTTGAAAAATATACTTCCAACGATACAGAACGCAGGATCATCAAACACATCATGGATACAGCTCATCTATCCCTGGACCAAAGAATAAAATTTCAGGGGTTTGGCAATTCTAATTACCGATCCAGGGAAATCGGAGAAGCCTTCAGAACGCTCGAAGATGTAAAGATCATCAGATTAATCTATCCCACGACAGAGACACAGCCTCCTTTACAAGCTGACCTGAAAAAATCACCAAGACTTCAATTTCTGGACACGGGACTTGTCAATCATTCACTGGGCATACAGGCCGAAATGCTGGCAATGGATGATCTGAACAAAGCTTACAAAGGCGCCGTGATCCCGCACCTCATCACCCAGGAATATATTTCATCAGAAAATCTTACTACCCAAAAACCAAATTTCTGGGTAAGAGAAAAACTCCAGTCAAATGCGGAAGTTGATCTGATATATACTTATAAAGGGCTGGCAATCCCTATTGAGATCAAATCGGGCCCAACAGGAACTTTACGATCGCTTCACCAATTTATAGAAGCAGCGGATCATCCTTACGCCATCAGGATGCATGCAGGTAAATTCAATATTGAGAAACTGACCACCCCCAATAAGAAAGCTTATTTGTTAATGAACCTTCCCTATTATCTTGGGACTACGTTAAACCATTATATTGAATGGTTTGTGCAGCAGGATCACCACTGA
- a CDS encoding cupin domain-containing protein yields the protein MSTAEKAVVFSPLERIAYARHSVVSQQITKNPSGNISLFAFDEGQQLSEHSAPFDAVVHVIDGQAEIRISGEPHQVQTGEMIILPANIPHSVHAIAAFKMLLVMIKG from the coding sequence ATGTCCACAGCTGAAAAAGCAGTCGTATTCTCTCCGCTGGAAAGAATTGCTTACGCCAGACACAGTGTTGTCAGTCAACAGATCACCAAGAACCCTTCAGGGAATATCTCGCTCTTTGCCTTTGATGAAGGACAGCAGCTGAGCGAGCATTCCGCGCCCTTTGATGCCGTAGTGCACGTTATTGACGGCCAGGCAGAGATCCGCATCTCCGGAGAGCCGCACCAGGTACAGACAGGGGAGATGATCATCCTGCCTGCCAATATTCCCCATTCGGTACATGCCATTGCTGCGTTTAAAATGCTGCTGGTGATGATCAAGGGGTAG